In Cottoperca gobio chromosome 1, fCotGob3.1, whole genome shotgun sequence, a genomic segment contains:
- the LOC115007735 gene encoding monocyte to macrophage differentiation factor 2-like isoform X1, whose amino-acid sequence MNLIRFMNNRVPPNKRYQPTEYEHAANCATHALWIIPSLLGSSVLHFQSEDQWERLSAWVYGAGLSSLFIISTLFHTVAWKKSHLRSVEHCFHMCDRMVIYFFIAASYAPWLNLRELGPWGCHMRWLVWVMASFGTTYVFFFHERYKITELICYMVMGVFPALVILSMPEQSGLCELLVGGACYCLGMVFFKSDGIVPFAHAIWHLFVAMGAAIHYYAIWKYLYAQPPNQVQTSR is encoded by the exons ATGAATCTTATAAG GTTTATGAACAACCGTGTTCCTCCTAACAAGAGATACCAGCCGACAGAATATGAGCATGCTGCCAACTGTGCCACGCATGCg TTATGGATAATCCCCAGCCTGCTGGGCAGCTCAGTGTTGCACTTCCAGTCGGAGGACCAATGGGAGCGACTGTCGGCCTGGGTGTACGGGGCGGGGCTCAGCTCGCTGTTCATCATCTCCACCCTGTTCCACACTGTGGCCTGGAAGAAGAGCCATCTACG GTCTGTGGAGCACTGTTTCCACATGTGTGACAGGATGGTGATCTATTTCTTCATTGCTGCCTCCTACGCCCCTTG GTTAAACCTGCGGGAGCTGGGTCCCTGGGGGTGTCACATGCGCTGGCTGGTGTGGGTCATGGCCTCTTTTGGAACCACTTACGTCTTCTTCTTTCATGAGAG GTATAAGATCACAGAGTTGATCTGCTATATGGTGATGGGAGTTTTTCCTGCCTTGGTCATCCTCTCAATG CCGGAGCAGTCGGGGTTGTGTGAGCTGCTGGTGGGCGGAGCCTGCTACTGTCTGGGGATGGTCTTTTTTAAAAGTGATGGCATCGTTCCATTTGCTCATGCCATTTGGCACCTGTTTGTCGCAATGGGAGCAGCCATACACTACTACGCCATCTGGAAGTACCTCTATGCCCAGCCGCCCAATCAGGTCCAGACCTCCAGATGA
- the arpc1a gene encoding actin-related protein 2/3 complex subunit 1A, producing MSLHQFLLEPITCHAWNHDRTQIAISPNNHEVHIYKKSGNQWVKTHELKEHNGHITGIDWAPKSDRIVTCGADRNAYVWSQKEGVWKPTLVILRINRAATFVKWSPLENKFAVGSGARLISVCYFESENDWWVSKHIKKPVRSTVLSLDWHPNNILLAAGSCDFKCRVFSAYIKEVEEKPGPTPWGSKMPFGAVLAEFGGAGGGGWVHSVSFSASGNRLAWVSHDSTVTVVDSSKTASPSQLKTEFLPLLSVIFVSENSLVAAGHDCCPMLFRCDDGGTLTFVSKLDLPKQSIQRNISAMERFRNMDKRATTEDRNTALDTLHQNSITQVSIYEGDKRDCRKFCTTGIDGAMTIWDFKSLEASIQGLRIM from the exons ATGTCCCTTCACCAGTTTCTGTTGGAACCCATCACCTGCCACGCGTGGAACCACGACAGGACAC aAATTGCAATCAGTCCAAATAACCATGAAGTCCATATCTACAAGAAGAGTGGCAACCAGTGGGTTAAGACTCATGAACTGAAGGAGCACAATGGACACATAACAG GTATTGACTGGGCTCCCAAAAGTGACCGTATAGTGACATGTGGAGCAGACCGTAACGCCTATGTGTGGTCGCAGAAGGAGGGCGTATGGAAGCCCACACTGGTCATCCTCAGGATCAACCGAGCCGCCACCTTCGTCAAGTGGTCTCCACTGGAGAACAAGTTTGCAGTCGGAAGTGGTGCTCGACTCATTTCTGTCTGCTACTTTGAGTCCGAGAATGACTG gTGGGTGAGCAAGCACATCAAGAAGCCAGTACGCTCCACCGTCCTCAGTCTGGACTGGCATCCCAACAACATCCTGCTGGCTGCTGGATCCTGTGACTTCAAATGCAG GGTGTTCTCAGCCTACATTAAGGAGGTGGAAGAGAAACCAGGCCCCACACCCTGGGGCAGCAAGATGCCATTTGGGGCTGTGCTAGCAGAATTTGGAGGAGCGG GTGGAGGGGGTTGGGTCCACTCTGTCTCGTTCTCAGCCTCTGGTAACCGCCTGGCCTGGGTCAGCCATGATAGCACTGTCACTGTGGTGGACAGCTCTAAGACTGCCAG tcCTTCACAGCTGAAGACGgagtttcttcctctcctcagtGTCATTTTTGTTTCAGAGAACAGTCTAGTAGCTGCG GGCCACGACTGTTGCCCCATGCTGTTCCGTTGCGACGACGGTGGAACACTGACATTTGTGTCAAAGCTCGACCTCCCCAAGCAGAGTATCCAGAGGAACATCTCCGCCATGGAGCGCTTCAGGAACATGGACAAGAGAGCCACCACCGAGGACCGCAACACTGCCCTGGACACACTGCACCAGAACAGCATCAC CCAAGTGTCTATCTATGAAGGAGACAAAAGGGATTGTCGCAAGTTCTGCACCACGGGCATCGATGGAGCAATGACCATTTGGGACTTCAAG AGTCTAGAAGCTTCAATCCAGGGTCTCCGCATCATGTGA
- the LOC115007735 gene encoding monocyte to macrophage differentiation factor 2-like isoform X2 yields MNLIRFMNNRVPPNKRYQPTEYEHAANCATHALWIIPSLLGSSVLHFQSEDQWERLSAWVYGAGLSSLFIISTLFHTVAWKKSHLRLNLRELGPWGCHMRWLVWVMASFGTTYVFFFHERYKITELICYMVMGVFPALVILSMPEQSGLCELLVGGACYCLGMVFFKSDGIVPFAHAIWHLFVAMGAAIHYYAIWKYLYAQPPNQVQTSR; encoded by the exons ATGAATCTTATAAG GTTTATGAACAACCGTGTTCCTCCTAACAAGAGATACCAGCCGACAGAATATGAGCATGCTGCCAACTGTGCCACGCATGCg TTATGGATAATCCCCAGCCTGCTGGGCAGCTCAGTGTTGCACTTCCAGTCGGAGGACCAATGGGAGCGACTGTCGGCCTGGGTGTACGGGGCGGGGCTCAGCTCGCTGTTCATCATCTCCACCCTGTTCCACACTGTGGCCTGGAAGAAGAGCCATCTACG GTTAAACCTGCGGGAGCTGGGTCCCTGGGGGTGTCACATGCGCTGGCTGGTGTGGGTCATGGCCTCTTTTGGAACCACTTACGTCTTCTTCTTTCATGAGAG GTATAAGATCACAGAGTTGATCTGCTATATGGTGATGGGAGTTTTTCCTGCCTTGGTCATCCTCTCAATG CCGGAGCAGTCGGGGTTGTGTGAGCTGCTGGTGGGCGGAGCCTGCTACTGTCTGGGGATGGTCTTTTTTAAAAGTGATGGCATCGTTCCATTTGCTCATGCCATTTGGCACCTGTTTGTCGCAATGGGAGCAGCCATACACTACTACGCCATCTGGAAGTACCTCTATGCCCAGCCGCCCAATCAGGTCCAGACCTCCAGATGA
- the arpc1b gene encoding actin-related protein 2/3 complex subunit 1B: protein MAYHSFLLEPISCHAWNKDCTQIALCPNNHEVHIYKKDGIKWTRIHELKEHNGQVTGIDWATDSNRIVTCGADRNAYVWTLKEGTWKPTLVILRINRAARCVKWSPRENKFAVGSGSRLISICYFEQENDWWVCKHIKKPIRSTILSLDWHPNNVLLAAGSCDFKCRVFSAYIKEVEEKPGPTSWGSKMPFGEMLFESTESGAAGQTSAGGGGWVHSVCFSHSGNRLAWTSHDSTVSVAEGGKTSTVNSLRSETLPLLCVTFITENSLVAAGHDCYPVLFVYDSAKASLTFGGKLDVPKQTAQKVINARERFQNLDRRASETQSTEKDLNTLHKNSISQISVLEGGRNQCTKFCTTGMDGGLGIWDVKSLESAMKNLKIV from the exons ATGGCGTACCATAGTTTCCTGCTGGAACCAATTAGCTGCCATGCCTGGAACAAAGATTGTACCC AGATCGCCCTGTGCCCCAACAACCACGAGGTTCACATCTACAAGAAGGATGGGATCAAGTGGACCCGGATCCATGAGCTGAAGGAGCACAATGGGCAGGTGACAG GTATCGACTGGGCTACGGACAGTAACCGTATAGTTACTTGCGGAGCGGACCGTAACGCCTACGTGTGGACCCTAAAAGAGGGCACATGGAAGCCCACCCTGGTCATCCTCAGGATCAACCGCGCTGCACGCTGCGTGAAGTGGTCGCCACGAGAGAACAAGTTTGCTGTTGGCAGCGGCTCCCGCCTGATCTCCATCTGCTACTTTGAGCAGGAAAATGACTG GTGGGTGTGTAAGCACATCAAGAAGCCGATCCGCTCCACCATCCTCAGTCTGGACTGGCATCCAAACAACGTCCTGCTGGCTGCTGGATCCTGTGACTTCAAATGCAG GGTGTTTTCCGCCTACAtcaaggaggtggaggagaagccCGGCCCCACTTCCTGGGGCAGCAAGATGCCGTTCGGAGAGATGTTGTTTGAGTCTACCGAGTCTGGAGCAGCAGGTCAGACCTCAGCTGGAGGCGGAGGTTGGGTGCACAGCGTGTGCTTCTCACACTCCGGCAACCGCCTGGCCTGGACCTCCCATGACTCCACTGTGTCTGTCGCAGAGGGAGGCAAGACCAGCAC GGTGAACAGTCTGAGGTCTGAGActcttcctctgctgtgtgtcaCCTTCATCACTGAGAACAGCTTAGTAGCAGCT GGCCACGACTGTTACCCGGTGCTGTTTGTGTACGACAGTGCCAAAGCCAGCTTGACATTTGGTGGAAAGCTGGACGTTCCTAAGCAGACGGCCCAGAAGGTCATCAATGCCAGGGAACGTTTCCAGAACCTGGACCGTCGGGCCTCAGAGACCCAGAGCACCGAGAAGGACCTGAACACCCTGCACAAGAACAGCatcag CCAAATCTCAGTTCTGGAAGGAGGACGAAACCAGTGCACCAAGTTCTGCACCACTGGCATGGATGGAGGACTGGGCATCTGGGATgtcaag tCTCTGGAGTCTGCAATGAAGAACTTAAAGATAGTCTGA
- the LOC115011355 gene encoding lipopolysaccharide-induced tumor necrosis factor-alpha factor homolog — translation MENKTKEDETFTKPPQCFVPDESETVKNVRIYHVHSPFSPPPPSSSLTHSPLAVSPAPTFTPKLRFVNYETRLYRLPALTNCPACKTQVTTQVTYQVGWHAWFMCLVFVICGLVLGCCLIPFFVKYFKDAYHTCPRCQRVLHIHRRTCCE, via the exons atggagaacaaaacaaaagaggatGAGACGTTTACAAAACCTCCACAGTGCTTCGTACCAG ATGAAAGTGAAACGGTGAAAAATGTGAGGATCTACCATGTTCACTCACCTTTCAGCCCTCcacccccttcctcctccttaaCTCACTCACCTCTAGCAG TGTCCCCTGCTCCTACATTTACTCCCAAGCTGAGGTTTGTGAACTATGAAACACGGCTGTATCGCTTGCCAGCTCTGACAAACTGCCCTGCCTGTAAGACACAGGTCACCACGCAGGTCACCTACCAAGTCGGGTGGCACGCGTGGTTCatgtgtcttgtgtttgtgATATGCGG GTTGGTGCTTGGATGCTGTCTGATTCCcttttttgtcaaatatttcAAAGATGCCTATCACACTTGTCCTCGCTGTCAAAGGGTCCTCCATATACACAGGAGGACCTGCTGCGAATAA